The Stigmatella aurantiaca genome segment GTGACCTTGTAGCCTTGGAGGTCCGTCCCATCCGTGACGATGCCCTCCACCGCCGCCTTGCGGAAGATGGCCACGCGCGCCTGGTCCGCGTCCTCGGTCTTCTCGGCGCTGGCCGCCACCGTCAGCACCTCGTCGGGCTGGCCGGGCCGCTTGCGCACCACCTTCATGCCGCCCGGCGTGTTGGTGGCTTCCAGCCGCTGCGTGCCGCCATCCCCGCGCTGGTCCACCACGAACGAGAGCATCCGTCCCCCGGGCTTCGCCTCGTACACGCGCTCCTCGCGGTGCACGCGCTCGGAGAGCTTCGTGCCCACGGTGGCCTTGAAGACCAGCTCGGAGACGGCCCGCACCTGGTCCTTGCGCCCGGGCACCAGCGCCACGTCCGTGAAGAAGTACCCGACCTTCTTGTCCATCAGGTACAGCCCCAGCCACTCGCCCCCCTTGGGGCGGGGCACCTGGAGCACATCCGAGACGGTTTGAGGGGCCGCCGCGCGGGAGGCGGAAGCGGGTGCCTGGGCCAGCACCGGGGCCGCGCTCAGCAGCGCGGCGGTGAGCAGCCAGAGGGCGTGGGAACGGGAGCGGGTCATCACTCCCTCTTAACGGATGTGCGGCGGTTTTGTTCGCGGATTAGAGCCGCTTGGCCAGGACGATCAGGTCGTCCCCGACCTTGTAGAAGTCCCGGAACCGGGACTCTTCCTTGTACTTCATGGAGGCGTAGAAGCCGCGCGTGGGGCCATAGGCCTCCGTGGCGCTCGTCTCTACGCGGATGATGCGGGCCCCGCGCCGCCGCATGTCCCCTTCCATGCCGGAGATCAACGAGGCGCCCACGCCCTGGCCCCGCACCGTGGGGTCCGAGGCAATCCAATACAAGTCGTACGTCCCCTCGGTCATCGGCGTGGCCCCGTAGCACACGTAGCCCACGATGCCCCCGGTGCCGTCCCGGTCCGCCACGAGGATGGTGTAGTCGGGGTTATTCGGCGTGAGCGCGAGGTCCACCAGCTCGATGGCGCACTGGACCTCTTCCGGCGAGAACGTTTCGATTCGGCGGATCAGCGCGGCGAGCGGTTCCCGGTCCTTTGCTTCGATGGGACGGATTTCCATGGGTCCTTTCCAGGGCGATCTCCACCAGGCGGTTGGCCAGGGCGGGATAGTCGATGCCGGCCGCCGCGGCGGCCTTGGCGAATCCCGCACCGGGGTGGAGATCGCAGTTGGGGTTGATGTCGATGACGTACGGCACGCCATCGGAGGAGACGCGCAGGTCTACGCGCCCGTAGTCCTGGCAGTCCAGCGCCGAGAAGGCTCCCACGGCGGTCTGAATCAGCCGCTCCTCGAGCGCGGTGTCCTCCAGCCGGCACAGCGCGGAGGTGCTGTCACGGCACTCGGGCGATTCTGTTTCCCACTTGGCTTTGTAGGAGACGATGTTGGGCCGGTTCTCGAAAGCCTGGCCGAAGTGGATCTCCGTCAGAGGAAGCGCCCGGCGCGGCGCGTTGCCCAGCAGCGGCACATAGATTTCCCGGCCCTGGATGAACTGCTCCACGAGGGCGGGCTGGTGGAAGGTGCTCAACACGGCGCTGGCCGCCCGGGCCAGCTCCGCCGGCGTGTGCACCACCGAGTCGAAGTCCACGCCCATGCTGGCGTCCTCGTGCGCGGGCTTGACGATGAGCGGGTAGGGCAGGTCCACCGCCTTCACGTCCTCCAGCCGCTGCACCACCGCGAAGGCCGGGGTGGAGATTCCCCGGGCGCGCAGCAGCTCCTTGGCCTTGGGCTTGTGCAGCGCCAGGCCCAGCGAGAGGGCAGACGAGCCGGTGTAGGGCAGCCCGAGCATGTCCAGCAGGCCCGGGACGATGATTTCTCCCCGGCTGTCGGCCGCCAGGGACTCGCACAGGTTGATGACCAGGTCCGGCTGCAGCTGGCGCAGGGTGTCCACGAAATCCAGCCGGTTTCCCTCGACGGCGAGCGGCTCGGCGTGTGTGGTGCCCCGGGTCAGCGCCTCGCACAGAAAGGCGGCCACGCGCATCACATCCTCACGGGCCTCCCTTCCTGGGTCTTCCTCGAGAAGGTCGTGGTCGCGGTTATGCAGGATGACGATGTGCATTCGTATTGGGACAGGAGGGTTAGCACGTCCCCCCGGACGATCCCAGTCCATGGCCGTGCCGATTGACTGCCTGCTTAGGGTATCCAGGAGTATGGAAAGGGAACCATGCGGATTCGCGACCCCATTCACGGCACCATCTCCGTGAGCGGCCCGGAAAAGGCCATCATCGACAGCCGCCACTACCAGCGGCTGCGCCACGTACGCCAACTGGGCTTCGGGGACCTGGCATTCCCCGGCGCCACCCACACCCGGCACGCCCATTCGCTCGGGGCCATGCACGTGGCGTCCCGGCTGTTCGGCGCCGTGGCGGAGCGCTCGGAGCTGCCCGAGGACGTGCGCTCCCGGTTCCACACCGCCGTCCGGCTGGCCGTGCTGTGTCATGACCTGGGCCACATGCCCCTGTCCCACGCCTCCGAGCGCATCGCCCCGCCCCGGGCCACGCTGCGGCTGCCGGCCTGGCTGGACGCCACCGCCGAGGGGCCCCAGGCCACCCACGAAGATTTCACCGCCAAGATTCTGCTCGACAGCTCGCTCACGCCCCTCATCGAGAAGCACTTCGGGCCGCTGGGCATCCGGGCGGATGCGGTGGTGGGGCTCATCACCGGTGCCCGGTCCCCCAAGGATCCGGGCTTCACCCACCAGGGGGTGGACTGGACGCCGCTGCTGCGCGCCATCGTCTCCGGGGAGCTGGACGCGGACCGGATGGACTACCTG includes the following:
- a CDS encoding GNAT family N-acetyltransferase, with the protein product MDLALTPNNPDYTILVADRDGTGGIVGYVCYGATPMTEGTYDLYWIASDPTVRGQGVGASLISGMEGDMRRRGARIIRVETSATEAYGPTRGFYASMKYKEESRFRDFYKVGDDLIVLAKRL
- a CDS encoding D-alanine--D-alanine ligase family protein; the encoded protein is MHIVILHNRDHDLLEEDPGREAREDVMRVAAFLCEALTRGTTHAEPLAVEGNRLDFVDTLRQLQPDLVINLCESLAADSRGEIIVPGLLDMLGLPYTGSSALSLGLALHKPKAKELLRARGISTPAFAVVQRLEDVKAVDLPYPLIVKPAHEDASMGVDFDSVVHTPAELARAASAVLSTFHQPALVEQFIQGREIYVPLLGNAPRRALPLTEIHFGQAFENRPNIVSYKAKWETESPECRDSTSALCRLEDTALEERLIQTAVGAFSALDCQDYGRVDLRVSSDGVPYVIDINPNCDLHPGAGFAKAAAAAGIDYPALANRLVEIALERTHGNPSHRSKGPGTARRADPPNRNVLAGRGPVRHRAGGPRAHAE